The DNA segment CCTGGTTACAGATGGCTTCCATAATTATGGTATTGTTGAAGTACAAAATGAATATAAAAACATCGCTTTGGCCTGCTCAATTGAAAATATATCGGGACAAATACTCTTGTTTTCTTCGGATGGGACTCAGATCTATCCCGAGACCTCACACGAGACGACCCGTTCCAAAAATCTTTCAAGAGATATATTCCAACTGGTATCCGAGGAAAAAACTTCTGAGGGAAGTCTGCAAAAGAACAGGGCACAGATTACCTACATCACATCACCCTACTCCGAATGGACCGCCGTCATGTACTGTCCCGTGATGGATGTTGTTCCCTGGGGCTTGCAGATGATTCTGTTTTCCATACTGGCATTCGTCTCACTGATCGCCATTGTGCTGATCTTATTTCGCATTCTCACAAAACGTATGGTTGCCCCATTAAACGAACTCAGTGAATCTCTCAATGATGTCTCTTTGGAAAACCTTTCGTTGGAGCTTGGTCAGCAGTATAATATTGAAGAGATCGATAATATTAATCATTCCTTCCAGCGAATGTTTGAACACCTGAAGCATGCTATCAATGTAAGCGTTCAAAGTAAGACCAACGAAGAACGTGCGAACTATCTGGCGCTGCAGTCACAGATGAATCCGCATACGATCTACAACACAATTTCCATGATCGAGGGCGTGGCCTACATGAACGATGATTTTGAAGTATCCGAGCTGTGTATCCGCTTTTCCAAAATGCTCCGCTACCTGTCTGATTTCAGCCGTGATACTTACACCATCCTTGACGAGGTATCGCATCTTGAGAATTATGCTTTTCTGGTGCAGAAACGATATGATGGGAAATTAAAGATTCAAATATCTGTACAAGAGGGTCTGGATGCGGAAATTATCCCCAAATTCACCCTCCAGCCTCTGGCTGAAAACTGCGTCAAACACGGATTTCGCTCCTCAAACGATCGGTTCGTGGTAAATGTCACTGTGTCCGGTGACTCAGCTTCCTGGCACATTAAAATCTCGGACAACGGATCTGGTTTCACGACCAAAAGCCTTGAAACAATATCGAAACAACTGAAAGAATCTGATGCGGGGCTGAAAACACAAAAAGACCTTATCAACCGTAAGATCGGAAATCTCACAATCAGCAACATCTATATTCGATTTTGCATTCTATATGGAGAGAGATTTCGTTTTCACTATGGCAACAATCACGATGCACCCGGGGCATATATAGACCTCAAGGTATTGTGGAACGCAAAAGCTGCAAAAGGAGAAGAATATGATTAAGATATTTCTTGTGGAAGACGAGGTTTTTGCACTTAAAACCCTTCACCGAAAAATCACTGATCTGAATCAGGATTACGAAATTGTAGGCACCGCCACAGACGGTACCGAGGCACTGCCCAAGATCCAGGCCACCCATCCAGCGATCGTCATCACGGATATCCGCATGAGTGACATGGACGGTCTGACTTTGATTGAGAATATGAAGAAAATGCATATTGATGCTCTTCCGGTCATCGTCAGCGGCTATCAGGAATTTGAATACGCCAAGCAGGCAATGAAACTCGGTGTCGAAGATTACCTCTTAAAACCCGTGGAACTCTCCGAACTG comes from the Blautia liquoris genome and includes:
- a CDS encoding sensor histidine kinase — encoded protein: MRKTRKGKKYFNQLFVTYSVAFLLFFSLLFVTVLGGIYREQYSRNVDVQHQLISKIQSKLDSSLSGMDRILTGLLFNRSFIDMMADSKNTAVLPEYDSRMMNYFLTLDAPDLSTYRTIAFNDDTYYTLTKSDENPSYIKKSAETYPWKEQVCQADGEKVILPVHKDSFSSQGALVYSIARLVTDGFHNYGIVEVQNEYKNIALACSIENISGQILLFSSDGTQIYPETSHETTRSKNLSRDIFQLVSEEKTSEGSLQKNRAQITYITSPYSEWTAVMYCPVMDVVPWGLQMILFSILAFVSLIAIVLILFRILTKRMVAPLNELSESLNDVSLENLSLELGQQYNIEEIDNINHSFQRMFEHLKHAINVSVQSKTNEERANYLALQSQMNPHTIYNTISMIEGVAYMNDDFEVSELCIRFSKMLRYLSDFSRDTYTILDEVSHLENYAFLVQKRYDGKLKIQISVQEGLDAEIIPKFTLQPLAENCVKHGFRSSNDRFVVNVTVSGDSASWHIKISDNGSGFTTKSLETISKQLKESDAGLKTQKDLINRKIGNLTISNIYIRFCILYGERFRFHYGNNHDAPGAYIDLKVLWNAKAAKGEEYD